One genomic region from Bacillus sp. SLBN-46 encodes:
- a CDS encoding MFS transporter: MKKNRTLFLSAVASGTMLNPLNSSMIALALHSIQKDFQLSFATVSWLISSFYLASAVAQPVTGKIGDLFGRKKTFLIGLVLVALSAIGAPLSTSFLLLLGMRLVQSIGSSAIYPSGMALIRDNIKEKQASALAVLSIFASAMVALGPTIGGLLIVWGGWPAIFWVNFPFIIISFLLGWYMFPKDVKKDKEHIKKLFSNMDFMGMIFFAAGMVFFLWFLLSFESKIQYFSGIAGIIFFCLFVWRELNVTEPFIDIRIFKSHPKLSMVYIQFILLNIFFYCLFFGLPSYFQEVLGVSVEKSGLLMLFMSGISIVISSVTGKWIDRKGVYQPIVIGAFLSIVGGLSFTMFFVGSSYWGIGIILSIMGLSYGIGNVVLQVAMVKESPKEIVGTASGLFQTCRYLGSILSSIILGLIFGEEISAESMKIIGTVLIITGIASFLMSLWFSKESMHFRKMKHV, from the coding sequence TCAGCTGTTGCATCTGGAACGATGTTAAATCCCCTTAACTCTTCCATGATTGCTTTAGCCTTACATAGTATTCAAAAGGATTTCCAGCTTTCTTTTGCAACAGTATCCTGGCTAATTTCTAGCTTCTATTTAGCAAGTGCTGTTGCTCAACCTGTTACAGGAAAAATAGGTGATTTATTCGGAAGGAAAAAGACCTTTTTAATAGGATTAGTGCTCGTTGCACTCTCCGCCATTGGAGCACCATTATCAACATCCTTTCTCTTATTGCTCGGTATGAGACTTGTTCAATCCATTGGCAGTAGCGCCATCTATCCCTCCGGTATGGCATTAATTAGAGATAATATTAAAGAAAAACAAGCATCCGCACTTGCTGTTCTTTCTATTTTTGCTTCAGCGATGGTAGCGCTTGGTCCAACAATTGGAGGTTTATTAATTGTGTGGGGTGGCTGGCCAGCCATTTTTTGGGTAAACTTCCCGTTTATTATCATAAGTTTTCTGCTCGGCTGGTACATGTTTCCTAAGGATGTTAAAAAGGATAAGGAACATATAAAAAAATTATTTTCTAATATGGATTTTATGGGGATGATATTCTTTGCCGCAGGTATGGTGTTCTTTTTATGGTTTTTGTTATCTTTTGAATCCAAGATTCAATATTTTTCAGGGATCGCAGGTATTATTTTCTTTTGTCTTTTTGTCTGGAGAGAATTAAATGTAACAGAACCATTTATCGACATTCGAATTTTTAAATCACACCCTAAACTTTCTATGGTATATATTCAGTTCATTCTATTAAATATCTTTTTTTATTGTTTATTCTTTGGACTTCCCAGCTATTTTCAAGAAGTACTAGGAGTAAGTGTCGAAAAGAGTGGATTGTTAATGCTGTTTATGTCAGGCATCAGCATTGTAATTTCATCTGTAACCGGGAAATGGATTGACAGAAAAGGAGTATACCAGCCAATTGTTATCGGAGCCTTTCTCTCGATTGTTGGAGGATTAAGTTTTACCATGTTTTTTGTTGGGTCTTCTTACTGGGGGATTGGCATCATTTTATCGATTATGGGCTTAAGCTATGGAATTGGAAATGTGGTTCTTCAAGTGGCAATGGTCAAAGAGAGTCCTAAAGAAATTGTCGGTACAGCTTCAGGACTGTTTCAAACCTGCAGGTACTTAGGCTCCATTTTATCCTCCATCATACTAGGATTAATTTTTGGGGAAGAAATATCAGCTGAAAGCATGAAAATAATTGGAACCGTATTAATTATTACGGGGATCGCCAGTTTTTTAATGAGCCTATGGTTTTCAAAGGAATCCATGCATTTTAGAAAAATGAAACATGTTTAA
- a CDS encoding hemolysin III family protein yields the protein MATTHTFSKQEEIANSITHGIGALLSISALVILIVFASLYGTAWHIVSFTIFGVTMLLLYMSSTLLHSLPEGKAKDVFEIFDHSSIYFFIAGTYTPFLLIVIKGAMGWTLFGVVWGLAIAGTIFKCFFVKKYLFTSTLLYVVMGWLIVFAWKSLAANLSPEGMTYLIIGGALYTLGAIFYVWRGFKYHHAVWHLFVMAGSTAHFFCVLLYVLPIK from the coding sequence GTGGCAACAACACATACGTTTTCCAAACAGGAGGAAATAGCTAACTCGATTACACATGGCATTGGGGCATTACTAAGCATTTCCGCCTTAGTCATTTTAATCGTATTTGCTTCACTATATGGAACTGCCTGGCATATTGTCAGTTTTACGATTTTTGGAGTAACAATGCTCCTCCTATATATGTCTTCAACCCTATTACATAGCTTGCCTGAGGGAAAAGCAAAGGACGTATTTGAAATATTTGACCATTCCTCTATTTACTTTTTTATCGCCGGAACATATACCCCTTTTTTACTAATTGTAATTAAAGGAGCCATGGGGTGGACCCTATTTGGGGTAGTATGGGGACTTGCCATTGCTGGAACAATATTTAAATGTTTTTTTGTTAAAAAGTATCTGTTTACATCGACCTTGCTTTATGTGGTTATGGGTTGGTTAATTGTTTTTGCATGGAAATCACTTGCTGCTAATTTGTCCCCAGAGGGCATGACGTACTTAATAATAGGCGGCGCACTTTATACGCTAGGAGCCATTTTTTACGTTTGGCGAGGATTTAAGTATCATCATGCGGTTTGGCATTTGTTTGTAATGGCTGGAAGTACAGCACACTTTTTCTGTGTGTTATTGTATGTTTTACCAATAAAATAA
- a CDS encoding LysE/ArgO family amino acid transporter has translation MFSAIFHGFILAFGLILPLGVQNVFVFNQGALQQRWVYVLPVVLTASLCDTLLISLAVFGVSAVVLGVVWIKVTLLLIGILFLIYMGYTTWKSQAHIEETSNQSFSPRKQFVFAASVSLLNPHAIMDTIGVIGTSSLSYSGSAKLAFMLSCIFVSWMWFFGLSLAGRIVGKLDQSGRFILILNKLSALIMWGTAIYLIFSLNY, from the coding sequence ATGTTTAGTGCAATATTTCATGGCTTCATTTTGGCATTTGGACTCATTCTGCCATTAGGGGTTCAAAATGTGTTTGTTTTTAATCAGGGGGCGTTGCAGCAAAGGTGGGTCTACGTGCTCCCTGTTGTGTTAACTGCTTCCCTTTGTGATACGCTGTTGATTTCCTTAGCTGTCTTTGGGGTTTCAGCCGTTGTCTTAGGGGTAGTATGGATTAAGGTTACGCTCCTTCTCATTGGCATTCTGTTTTTAATTTACATGGGATATACCACCTGGAAAAGCCAAGCTCATATAGAAGAAACATCGAATCAAAGTTTTTCGCCACGTAAGCAGTTTGTATTTGCGGCTTCAGTTTCACTTTTAAATCCTCATGCTATTATGGATACAATCGGAGTGATTGGGACTAGCTCCTTGTCCTATTCAGGTTCAGCAAAGCTGGCCTTCATGTTGTCCTGTATTTTTGTATCGTGGATGTGGTTTTTTGGACTCTCACTTGCAGGAAGAATAGTTGGAAAGCTTGACCAGTCTGGAAGATTTATTCTTATCTTAAATAAACTATCAGCATTAATTATGTGGGGAACAGCCATTTACCTTATCTTTTCATTAAACTATTAA
- a CDS encoding CBO0543 family protein, which produces MYLVIVIVVYIIFAKIFVDWSRWKEFYPTIQYFTICNLAYNFIFFNHTLWAYKAVTVKWLNHTIIELTFTFFVIPVVIMIYLQYFPKGRKGVLYIAVWIAYFSILELLFYKRGLFLYENDWGPIWSTFFNTIMFIILRIHHKKPLAAMLCSIPVIAILLYFFHPLYHELK; this is translated from the coding sequence GTGTATCTTGTTATTGTAATCGTTGTTTATATTATTTTTGCTAAAATTTTTGTCGACTGGAGTCGTTGGAAAGAGTTTTATCCAACTATTCAGTATTTTACTATTTGTAATCTGGCTTATAACTTTATATTTTTCAATCATACTCTTTGGGCTTACAAAGCGGTAACTGTCAAATGGTTAAACCACACGATTATTGAACTGACTTTTACTTTTTTCGTTATTCCTGTGGTGATTATGATTTATCTGCAGTACTTTCCAAAAGGGAGAAAAGGGGTTCTCTATATTGCTGTTTGGATTGCTTATTTTTCAATACTAGAACTCTTATTTTACAAAAGAGGCTTATTCCTTTATGAAAATGATTGGGGCCCTATTTGGTCAACTTTTTTTAATACCATCATGTTTATCATATTGCGTATACACCATAAAAAGCCGTTGGCTGCCATGCTGTGTTCCATCCCGGTTATTGCCATCTTACTATACTTTTTTCACCCGTTGTATCATGAACTAAAATAA